In Holophagales bacterium, one DNA window encodes the following:
- a CDS encoding dihydroorotate dehydrogenase-like protein — MDLRTSYLGLELAHPLMPGASPLVDDLDTVRRLEDAGASAIVMHSLFEEQLTGEMLATHAAIDGQSDSFAEALSFLPSPSDFRLGPEEYLEQIRKVKQAVKVPVIASLNGTTLGGWLAYARMMEEAGADALELNVYQLATDPEETSQSIERRTLAMVRAVAGAVMIPVAVKLSPFYTSIANFATQIEEAGADGLVLFNRFYQPDVDIEELEVKTGLRLSDSSELLLRLRWLAILSGKLKASLAVTGGVHSAVDVIKAIMCGADTVQVVSALLRHGPYYLKFILDDLTRWLEEHEVDSLDEIRGNMSLERCPDPRQFERTNYMKVLSSWKPAW, encoded by the coding sequence ATGGACCTGAGGACCTCATATCTCGGACTCGAACTGGCGCACCCGCTGATGCCGGGCGCCTCGCCGCTGGTCGACGATCTCGACACCGTCCGCCGTCTCGAGGACGCCGGGGCGTCGGCGATCGTCATGCACTCCCTGTTCGAAGAGCAGCTCACCGGCGAGATGCTCGCCACCCACGCCGCCATCGACGGGCAGAGCGACTCGTTTGCCGAGGCCCTCTCCTTCCTGCCCAGCCCGAGCGACTTCCGGCTCGGCCCGGAGGAGTATCTCGAGCAGATCCGCAAGGTGAAGCAGGCGGTCAAGGTGCCGGTGATCGCCTCGCTCAACGGGACGACGCTCGGCGGCTGGCTCGCTTACGCCCGGATGATGGAGGAGGCGGGAGCCGACGCACTCGAGCTCAACGTCTACCAGCTCGCCACCGATCCAGAAGAGACGAGCCAGTCGATCGAGCGCCGCACCCTGGCGATGGTGCGGGCGGTGGCCGGCGCGGTGATGATCCCGGTGGCGGTGAAGCTCTCGCCGTTCTACACCTCGATCGCCAACTTCGCCACGCAGATCGAAGAGGCCGGGGCCGACGGCCTCGTGCTGTTCAACCGCTTCTACCAGCCGGACGTCGACATCGAGGAGCTGGAGGTCAAGACCGGCCTGCGTCTCTCGGACTCCTCCGAGCTGCTGTTGCGGCTGCGCTGGCTGGCCATCCTGTCGGGCAAGCTCAAGGCGTCGCTTGCCGTCACCGGTGGCGTGCACAGTGCCGTCGACGTGATCAAGGCGATCATGTGCGGCGCCGACACGGTGCAGGTGGTCTCGGCCCTGCTGCGCCATGGGCCGTACTACCTGAAGTTCATCCTCGACGACCTGACCCGTTGGCTCGAGGAGCACGAGGTCGATTCGCTCGACGAGATTCGCGGCAACATGAGCCTCGAGCGCTGCCCCGATCCACGGCAGTTCGAGCGCACGAACTACATGAAGGTTCTGTCGAGCTGGAAGCCCGCCTGGTAG
- a CDS encoding glycosyltransferase family 39 protein: protein MPLAPARRHDLAALVLIAALWATAFPALSSVNVTWDEALGDLFFGGRTFSYFTTFDARYLDFAHDIAPVAGFPDLGSSPFRSRPWEYYPFADALGAASSVFWSGALGQLDPFDGFHAVNLLFASLLVAAFVPFLARRFGLAVALAATLLLLTAPRLAADLLANTKDYPSMVLFSVALVAFESARERGSTAGLLGAGALAALALATKANAVFLPFVVLGVVAWERGGTAWRGRKGPLALALAGAALLAVALFVALWPYLWPAPLARLLEHARYLAFRGAAMRPESAISPLAAIALTTPLPWLLAVALGVVPTWQAARRGTPGARLLVVWIAVVLVRLQLPGAVNFDGVRHFLEIFPALAAVGGLGLVWAGQRLAAAAPRTARVAPVALLAVPLLAQGAVLVAVHPFGIAYWNELAGGLGGAQARGLPQAGDYWGLSYRQGMAWLADHAEPGAAVAVPIAEHAVRLVAPWRLRPDLQLLPMTSPARPEIPPRRMEQLRELAAGRTVYVMTVRRDDWDNALTRECRERLRPEVEWTLQGGSVLAIYRYRP from the coding sequence GTGCCGCTCGCTCCCGCACGCCGCCACGACCTCGCCGCGCTCGTGCTGATCGCCGCGCTCTGGGCGACGGCGTTCCCGGCGCTGTCGAGCGTCAACGTGACCTGGGACGAAGCGCTCGGCGATCTCTTCTTCGGCGGTCGCACCTTCTCCTACTTCACCACCTTCGACGCGCGCTACCTCGACTTCGCGCACGACATCGCGCCGGTTGCCGGATTCCCCGATCTCGGTTCGTCGCCGTTCCGCTCGCGGCCGTGGGAGTACTACCCGTTCGCCGACGCGCTCGGCGCGGCAAGCTCGGTCTTCTGGTCGGGTGCGCTCGGACAGCTCGACCCGTTCGACGGCTTCCATGCCGTCAATCTGCTCTTCGCCTCGTTGCTCGTCGCGGCCTTCGTTCCTTTCCTCGCCCGACGCTTCGGCCTCGCCGTGGCGCTCGCCGCGACGCTGCTGCTCCTCACTGCGCCGCGCCTCGCCGCCGACCTGCTCGCCAACACGAAGGACTATCCGTCGATGGTGCTGTTCAGCGTCGCGCTCGTCGCCTTCGAGTCGGCGCGCGAACGAGGGTCGACCGCCGGGCTCCTCGGTGCGGGAGCGCTTGCTGCGCTGGCGCTGGCGACCAAGGCGAATGCGGTCTTCTTGCCGTTCGTCGTCCTCGGCGTGGTCGCCTGGGAGCGCGGCGGCACAGCGTGGCGCGGCCGGAAGGGGCCGCTTGCGCTCGCCCTGGCGGGTGCCGCGCTGCTCGCCGTGGCGCTCTTCGTCGCTCTCTGGCCGTATCTGTGGCCGGCACCGCTTGCCCGGCTGCTCGAGCACGCGCGCTATCTCGCCTTCCGCGGTGCGGCGATGCGACCCGAGAGCGCCATCTCGCCGCTGGCGGCGATCGCGCTCACCACGCCGCTGCCCTGGCTACTGGCCGTGGCGTTGGGCGTCGTTCCGACCTGGCAAGCCGCGCGTCGCGGAACGCCCGGGGCCCGCCTCCTGGTGGTCTGGATCGCCGTCGTGCTGGTGCGACTGCAACTGCCCGGTGCCGTCAATTTCGACGGCGTTCGCCACTTCCTCGAGATCTTCCCGGCGCTCGCGGCGGTCGGCGGCCTCGGTCTCGTGTGGGCCGGACAGCGGTTGGCGGCGGCAGCACCGCGCACCGCGCGTGTCGCCCCGGTGGCGCTGCTCGCCGTGCCTCTCCTCGCGCAGGGCGCGGTGCTCGTCGCCGTCCACCCGTTCGGTATCGCCTACTGGAACGAGCTTGCCGGCGGTCTCGGCGGAGCGCAGGCACGCGGCCTGCCGCAGGCGGGGGACTACTGGGGGCTGAGCTACCGGCAGGGGATGGCCTGGCTCGCCGACCACGCCGAGCCCGGCGCGGCGGTGGCGGTGCCGATCGCCGAGCACGCGGTGCGCCTGGTCGCCCCGTGGCGGCTGCGACCCGATCTGCAGCTCCTGCCGATGACCAGCCCGGCGCGACCGGAGATCCCGCCGCGCCGGATGGAGCAGCTGCGCGAGCTCGCGGCGGGACGAACGGTCTACGTGATGACGGTGCGGCGCGACGACTGGGACAACGCGCTCACCCGGGAGTGCCGCGAGCGCCTCCGCCCGGAGGTCGAGTGGACCCTCCAGGGCGGATCGGTCCTGGCGATCTACCGCTATCGACCGTGA
- the lysM gene encoding peptidoglycan-binding protein LysM, which yields MGLFDFILGKGKKLDVPEPTPQPQVTPEAFQRVKDARRAEGLAQLVRGLGLEVDGLAIEVAGAKVTVRGKAASQAVREKVVLAVGNVEGVAQVDDQMEVAASAPPAVFYTVERGDTLSAIAKKFYGKASAYPKIFEANKPMLDNPDKIYPGQVLRIPDAEAPKS from the coding sequence ATGGGTCTCTTCGATTTCATCCTCGGCAAGGGCAAGAAGCTCGACGTCCCCGAGCCGACCCCGCAACCGCAGGTCACTCCCGAGGCGTTCCAGCGGGTCAAGGACGCCCGTCGCGCCGAAGGGCTCGCCCAGCTCGTCCGCGGTCTCGGGCTCGAGGTCGACGGACTGGCGATCGAGGTCGCCGGGGCGAAGGTCACCGTGCGCGGCAAGGCGGCCTCGCAGGCGGTGCGCGAGAAGGTCGTCCTCGCGGTCGGCAACGTCGAAGGGGTCGCCCAGGTCGACGACCAGATGGAGGTCGCAGCGAGCGCGCCGCCCGCCGTCTTCTACACCGTCGAACGCGGCGACACCCTGTCGGCGATCGCCAAGAAGTTCTACGGCAAGGCGAGTGCCTATCCGAAGATCTTCGAGGCCAACAAGCCGATGCTCGACAACCCGGACAAGATCTACCCGGGGCAGGTGCTGCGGATCCCCGACGCCGAAGCGCCGAAGAGCTGA
- a CDS encoding formamidopyrimidine-DNA glycosylase has protein sequence MPELPDLTVYVEAIAHRLAGATCLGVRIGNPFLLRTVAPPPAAAAGRRVVGVRRVGKRVVLAFEDDLFLVIHLMIAGRLHWKVKPPRLAGRAELAAFEFGRGSLLLTEAGSRRRAGLWVVEGEAALAALDPGGIEPLEADRASFAAVLARERHTLKRTLTDPHLVAGIGNAYSDEILHRARLSPLQLTTHLEPEEIDRLHAAVGTVLREWTVRLRAESGDDFPEKVTAFRPEMAVHGRFGLPCPVCGAPVQRLAYAANEANYCAVCQTGGRLLADRALSRLMRGDWPRTLDELEERKRSLRAPSAAGE, from the coding sequence ATGCCCGAGCTGCCCGATCTCACCGTCTACGTCGAGGCGATCGCCCACCGCCTGGCCGGAGCGACCTGCCTCGGGGTGCGCATCGGAAACCCCTTTCTGCTGCGGACGGTGGCCCCGCCCCCCGCGGCGGCGGCCGGACGGCGCGTCGTGGGCGTGCGGCGTGTCGGCAAGCGAGTCGTGCTGGCGTTCGAGGACGATCTCTTCCTGGTCATCCACTTGATGATCGCCGGGCGGCTGCACTGGAAAGTGAAACCGCCGCGGCTTGCCGGGCGCGCCGAGCTTGCGGCGTTCGAGTTCGGTCGCGGGAGCCTGCTGCTCACCGAGGCCGGGAGCCGCCGGCGCGCGGGGCTGTGGGTGGTCGAGGGCGAGGCGGCGCTCGCCGCTCTCGACCCGGGTGGGATCGAGCCGCTGGAAGCCGACCGGGCGTCGTTCGCCGCCGTGCTGGCGCGCGAACGCCACACGCTCAAACGGACGCTCACCGACCCGCACCTCGTCGCGGGGATCGGCAACGCCTACTCCGACGAGATCCTGCACCGTGCGCGGCTTTCGCCACTGCAACTGACGACCCACCTCGAGCCGGAGGAGATCGACCGCCTTCACGCAGCCGTCGGCACGGTGCTGCGCGAATGGACGGTGCGATTGCGCGCCGAGTCGGGCGACGACTTTCCCGAGAAGGTCACCGCCTTCCGGCCGGAGATGGCGGTGCACGGTCGGTTCGGGCTGCCCTGTCCGGTCTGCGGCGCACCGGTGCAGCGGCTCGCCTACGCCGCGAACGAGGCGAACTACTGCGCGGTCTGCCAGACCGGCGGGCGGCTCCTCGCCGACCGCGCGCTCTCACGCCTGATGCGTGGCGACTGGCCGCGCACCCTCGACGAGCTCGAGGAGCGCAAGCGAAGCCTGCGCGCGCCGAGCGCCGCCGGAGAGTGA
- a CDS encoding glycosyltransferase family 2 protein translates to MNVAAPPPELSVVILGYRAGATLVDLVDRAAAALDAAAVDWEGVLVANYWPGQDDATPAVARALAAGSSRLRALAEPKAGGMGWDLRRGLAAARGQHLAFIDGDGQMPPGDLARVYLALRDEGYDLVKTYRRERADGLQRKLHSWGFNALFSALFPGPDWRDVNSKPKVLTRAAYEQMTLASDGWFIDAEIMLEARRLALRVGELPTVFGALEGRASFVGPRAVLELASALIRRRWRERRGHGGRLG, encoded by the coding sequence ATGAACGTCGCCGCTCCGCCCCCCGAGCTCTCGGTCGTCATCCTGGGCTACCGCGCTGGCGCCACGCTGGTCGACCTGGTGGACCGCGCTGCCGCGGCGCTCGACGCGGCTGCCGTCGATTGGGAGGGTGTGCTCGTCGCCAACTACTGGCCGGGCCAGGACGATGCGACACCGGCGGTGGCGCGCGCGCTTGCGGCCGGCTCGTCGCGCCTTCGAGCCCTCGCCGAGCCGAAGGCGGGCGGGATGGGCTGGGACCTCCGGCGGGGTCTCGCCGCCGCGCGCGGCCAGCACCTCGCCTTCATCGACGGCGACGGCCAGATGCCGCCGGGCGACCTCGCCCGGGTCTACCTCGCCCTGCGCGACGAAGGCTACGACCTGGTCAAGACCTATCGCCGCGAGCGGGCCGACGGGCTGCAGCGCAAGTTGCATTCGTGGGGGTTCAACGCGCTCTTCTCCGCCCTCTTCCCCGGTCCGGACTGGCGCGACGTCAACTCGAAGCCCAAGGTGCTGACCCGCGCCGCCTACGAGCAGATGACGCTCGCGTCGGACGGCTGGTTCATCGACGCCGAGATCATGCTCGAGGCGCGCCGGCTCGCCCTGCGCGTCGGCGAGCTGCCGACGGTGTTCGGCGCCCTCGAAGGTCGAGCCTCGTTCGTCGGTCCGCGCGCCGTGCTCGAGCTTGCCTCGGCCCTGATCCGCCGGCGTTGGCGCGAGCGGCGCGGCCACGGCGGTCGCCTTGGCTGA
- a CDS encoding NAD-dependent epimerase/dehydratase family protein: MAERTLLVTGASGGFGRRLVPLLAAQPGRSVRALAHRRAVDAGVETVRGDLRHRESLAAALVGVETVLHLAAVTHSHAARDYREVNAEGTRNLVAAAAAAGVRRVVLMSSRAAVPGGGAYAASKLAAEEAVRGAPLEWVVLRPAEVYGPGSTDAVATLVHWLRRWGLAPVVAPDQGKVAPAHLDDVAAATCRALDPAAPSGRVHTLAGDEELTLRQLVGRIARVLGVPGRALPVPLSLARMLAAGCRLVGSRLLVADQMPRLLAPKSGDLASARRDLAFAPRPLDAGLADWLDR, from the coding sequence TTGGCTGAGCGAACCTTGCTGGTGACCGGTGCCTCCGGCGGCTTCGGCCGGCGGCTCGTGCCGCTGCTCGCCGCCCAGCCGGGACGGTCGGTGCGCGCCCTCGCGCATCGGCGGGCGGTCGATGCCGGCGTGGAGACGGTGCGCGGCGACCTGCGACATCGCGAGTCGCTCGCCGCGGCGCTCGTCGGCGTCGAGACGGTGCTCCATCTCGCCGCGGTGACCCACAGCCACGCGGCGCGCGACTATCGCGAGGTCAACGCCGAGGGGACGCGGAACCTGGTGGCGGCCGCCGCCGCAGCCGGGGTCCGACGGGTCGTCCTGATGAGCTCGCGCGCGGCGGTGCCGGGGGGCGGGGCCTACGCGGCGAGCAAGCTCGCCGCCGAGGAGGCGGTGCGGGGTGCGCCGCTCGAATGGGTCGTGCTGCGGCCGGCCGAGGTCTACGGTCCCGGATCGACCGACGCGGTCGCGACACTCGTCCATTGGCTTCGGAGATGGGGACTCGCTCCGGTGGTCGCGCCGGATCAGGGGAAGGTCGCGCCCGCCCATCTCGACGACGTCGCTGCGGCGACCTGCCGCGCCCTCGACCCGGCAGCACCCTCCGGCCGAGTGCACACGCTCGCCGGCGACGAGGAGCTCACGCTGCGTCAGCTCGTCGGTCGGATCGCCCGCGTGCTCGGTGTGCCGGGCCGGGCGCTACCCGTCCCCCTGTCGCTCGCCCGCATGCTGGCGGCCGGCTGCCGTCTCGTCGGCTCGCGGCTGCTCGTTGCCGATCAGATGCCGCGGCTGCTCGCACCGAAGAGCGGTGACCTCGCTTCGGCGCGTCGCGACCTCGCCTTCGCGCCGCGCCCGCTCGACGCGGGTCTGGCCGATTGGCTGGACCGCTGA
- a CDS encoding diguanylate cyclase: protein MIRTLALLLFWLASALPAAEDAAQLEQRLAPAVGPARIEILLSLAEAHLYRAPDRVVSYAQQALDAANAAGRAHDAARALLTRSTGLFQLGDLDRALASYREGLTLAERLDDPTLRGGCLNGIGAIAMKRGDLDAALESLEAASAELTRAGNRQKLAGVNNNLSLIYYNQGRYDRALDFMFKALRDYEAIADERGQGVVLNAIGNVYNKLGDPERAREHFARSLAIAEHTGHTQLAVSARVNLGEILIRQKRWGEALAELERALALARELGNREYISICYNNMGDALREMGRPEEALRQYRESQALFEAMNARPRLAVSAINIGRIDLEAGRLAAAEAQLRRALDEARAVQELGLQRDAAAELVRLYERRGDFRQALDYQRLAAELREKAFSKENLEKLATLESRHEAEKKQDEIELLKRQREIQELEVRRQRLLLSLVVTSLALLSALALVLYRRYRLKVRTGAELALAYSRMSELAAHDELTGLYNRRSASERLEIEVARSGRTHRPFSIALVDVDDFKRINDERGHPCGDEVLRQLAQLLTVSVRSQDLVSRWGGEEFLLILPETSRDGALALAEKLRQAVAAVRIADPAGELTVTVTLGVATYDRLGSLADCLRSADEALYAGKRAGKNRVVAAAA from the coding sequence GTGATCCGGACCCTGGCACTCCTGCTCTTCTGGCTCGCCTCTGCGCTCCCGGCCGCCGAGGACGCCGCCCAGCTCGAGCAGCGACTCGCTCCCGCGGTCGGCCCGGCGCGCATCGAGATCCTGCTGTCGCTCGCCGAGGCACATCTCTACCGCGCGCCGGATCGCGTGGTTTCCTACGCGCAGCAGGCGCTCGACGCCGCCAACGCCGCCGGGCGAGCGCACGACGCCGCCCGCGCCCTGCTGACGCGCAGCACCGGCCTCTTCCAGCTCGGCGACCTCGATCGCGCCCTGGCGAGCTACCGCGAAGGGCTGACGCTCGCCGAGCGTCTCGACGATCCGACCCTGCGCGGCGGCTGCCTCAACGGCATCGGGGCGATCGCCATGAAGCGCGGCGATCTCGACGCCGCCCTCGAGTCGCTCGAAGCGGCGAGCGCCGAGCTCACGCGCGCCGGCAACCGCCAGAAGCTCGCTGGCGTCAACAACAACCTCTCGCTCATCTACTACAACCAGGGGCGCTACGACCGCGCGCTCGACTTCATGTTCAAGGCGCTGCGCGACTACGAGGCGATCGCCGACGAGCGCGGCCAGGGCGTGGTGCTCAACGCCATCGGCAACGTCTACAACAAGCTCGGCGACCCGGAACGCGCTCGCGAGCACTTCGCGCGCTCGCTCGCCATCGCCGAGCACACCGGGCACACCCAGCTCGCCGTCAGCGCGCGGGTCAATCTCGGCGAGATCCTCATCCGCCAGAAGCGCTGGGGCGAGGCGCTCGCCGAGCTCGAACGCGCCCTCGCGCTCGCCCGCGAGCTCGGCAACCGCGAGTACATCTCGATCTGTTACAACAACATGGGCGACGCGCTGCGCGAAATGGGGCGCCCCGAGGAGGCGCTGCGCCAATACCGCGAGTCGCAAGCGCTGTTCGAGGCGATGAACGCCCGCCCCCGACTCGCCGTTTCGGCGATCAACATCGGACGGATCGACCTCGAAGCCGGGCGCCTCGCCGCAGCCGAGGCCCAGCTCCGCCGCGCACTCGACGAGGCCCGCGCGGTCCAGGAGCTGGGCTTGCAGCGCGACGCCGCCGCCGAGCTCGTCCGGCTCTACGAGCGGAGGGGCGACTTCCGCCAGGCGCTCGACTACCAGCGGCTCGCCGCCGAGTTGCGCGAGAAGGCTTTCTCCAAGGAGAACCTCGAGAAGCTCGCTACCCTCGAGAGCCGTCACGAGGCCGAGAAGAAGCAGGACGAGATCGAGCTGCTCAAGCGCCAGCGCGAGATCCAGGAGCTCGAAGTGCGACGCCAGCGGCTCCTGCTCTCGCTCGTCGTCACCAGCCTCGCCCTGCTCAGCGCGCTCGCGCTCGTCCTCTACCGTCGCTACCGGCTCAAGGTGCGCACCGGCGCCGAGCTCGCGCTCGCCTACTCGCGCATGTCCGAGCTCGCCGCCCACGACGAGCTCACCGGCCTCTACAACCGTCGCTCGGCGAGCGAGCGGCTGGAGATCGAAGTGGCGCGCTCGGGCCGCACCCACCGCCCGTTCAGCATCGCGCTCGTCGACGTCGACGACTTCAAGCGGATCAACGACGAACGCGGCCACCCCTGCGGCGACGAGGTGCTGCGCCAATTGGCCCAGCTGCTCACCGTATCGGTTCGCTCGCAGGATCTCGTGTCGCGCTGGGGCGGCGAGGAGTTCCTGCTGATCCTTCCCGAGACCAGCCGAGACGGCGCGCTGGCTCTCGCCGAGAAGCTCCGCCAGGCGGTCGCCGCCGTGCGGATCGCCGACCCGGCGGGCGAGCTCACGGTGACCGTGACGCTCGGCGTGGCGACCTACGACCGCCTCGGTTCGCTCGCCGACTGCCTGCGCAGCGCCGACGAGGCGCTCTACGCCGGCAAGCGCGCCGGCAAGAACCGGGTCGTCGCAGCGGCCGCCTGA
- a CDS encoding sulfatase gives MLAALGAVGALATSGYHRLDRSPPAALALDIEDLLFGPKEPIAGASPPAIAWCGEESHYAVALAEGERLTLQREIEGPTTLEVGACAAGGRLRLSIEVGQAWGSQRELGLGPTWSSHLLPLAGDPPGRVTLTLSAAGTGGRPIYLRDLALRAERAAPSPAPVPRAILISLDALREDAIGALSRPGSGLHTPHLDRFATEAERFFPHWAAEISTKPSHATMLTGLPSRVHGCDRGERPLPDEVLTLAERLRSSRVATAAMMSLAPFFHPRYGLDQGFDHYQLAAWSTSQELRASRVWLSAHRERPSFLFLHLYAAHSDQIHLPYEAPGSSSDLVARHFGIADYGCRGGSCASKLLHRLNYDTAFEPLPREAEALRFLYDRGVEALDAELGQFFDDLRRSGLWEDTLVIVTADHGEQFGEHGFFLHVTAHEETLRVPLLVKWPGGARAGTVTERPSTAVDLAPTLLDHFGLPASDLTGSSLARPPRRQAPIMVSHDAVRIGTLKLLLPTTEQPEALFDLATDPEERRDLLAQRPTEAAKLRLAWSRVLRRAALLAEHPRPAAQQPFTDVEREGLRALGYLR, from the coding sequence GTGCTCGCGGCCCTCGGAGCCGTCGGCGCGCTTGCCACCTCGGGGTACCACCGCCTGGACCGAAGCCCTCCGGCGGCCCTGGCACTCGACATCGAGGACCTGCTGTTCGGTCCCAAGGAGCCGATCGCGGGGGCTTCTCCACCCGCCATCGCCTGGTGCGGCGAGGAGTCGCACTACGCCGTCGCGTTGGCCGAGGGAGAGCGTCTCACCCTGCAACGCGAGATCGAGGGACCGACCACCCTCGAGGTCGGCGCCTGTGCCGCCGGGGGCCGGCTTCGCCTCTCGATCGAAGTGGGGCAGGCCTGGGGCAGCCAACGAGAGCTCGGGCTCGGACCGACTTGGTCCTCACACCTGCTGCCGCTCGCCGGGGATCCTCCGGGACGAGTGACGCTCACTCTGTCGGCAGCCGGAACCGGGGGACGACCGATCTACTTGCGGGACCTGGCGCTTCGCGCCGAGCGCGCGGCGCCGTCTCCCGCACCGGTTCCGCGAGCGATCTTGATCTCGCTCGATGCGCTCCGTGAGGATGCCATCGGAGCCCTCTCCCGACCGGGCTCCGGGCTCCACACCCCGCACCTCGACCGCTTCGCGACCGAAGCCGAGCGCTTCTTCCCGCACTGGGCCGCCGAGATCTCCACCAAGCCATCCCACGCCACGATGCTCACCGGGCTCCCCTCCCGGGTTCACGGCTGCGACCGCGGCGAGCGACCTCTCCCCGATGAAGTGCTGACGCTCGCCGAGCGGCTTCGCTCGTCGCGCGTGGCGACTGCGGCAATGATGAGCCTCGCTCCCTTCTTCCACCCACGCTACGGACTCGACCAGGGCTTCGACCACTACCAGCTCGCCGCCTGGTCGACGTCGCAGGAGTTGCGCGCCTCGCGGGTGTGGTTGAGCGCGCACCGCGAGAGACCGTCGTTCCTCTTCCTCCACCTCTACGCTGCTCATTCCGACCAGATACACCTACCCTACGAGGCCCCCGGGAGCTCGTCCGACCTCGTGGCGCGGCACTTCGGAATCGCCGACTACGGGTGTCGCGGCGGATCTTGCGCCTCGAAGCTCCTTCACCGGCTCAACTACGACACCGCCTTCGAGCCGCTCCCCCGCGAGGCCGAGGCCCTTCGCTTCCTCTACGATCGCGGCGTCGAGGCGCTCGACGCCGAGCTCGGTCAGTTCTTCGACGACCTACGGCGCTCCGGTCTCTGGGAAGACACCCTCGTCATCGTCACGGCCGATCATGGCGAACAGTTCGGCGAGCACGGCTTCTTCCTCCACGTGACCGCCCACGAAGAGACGCTGCGCGTCCCGCTACTCGTCAAGTGGCCGGGCGGGGCGCGCGCCGGCACGGTGACCGAACGACCGTCGACGGCAGTCGACCTCGCTCCGACGCTGCTCGACCATTTCGGGCTTCCGGCGAGCGACCTGACCGGCAGCAGCCTCGCTCGTCCGCCCCGGCGACAGGCGCCGATCATGGTTTCACACGACGCAGTCCGCATCGGTACGCTGAAGCTCCTGTTGCCCACGACCGAACAGCCCGAGGCCCTGTTCGACCTCGCGACGGACCCCGAGGAGCGCCGCGATCTGCTGGCGCAACGCCCCACCGAGGCCGCGAAGCTCCGCCTCGCCTGGAGCCGCGTCCTCCGCCGTGCTGCGCTCCTCGCGGAGCACCCCCGGCCCGCGGCGCAGCAACCGTTCACCGACGTCGAGCGCGAAGGCCTTCGCGCGCTCGGCTACCTGCGGTGA
- a CDS encoding DUF2911 domain-containing protein, with the protein MQKPLAVVLACSFALAAVPAAEAQLELPRPSPKATVMQQVGLTEISIAYSSPGVKGRPIWGSLVPYGEVWRTGANEATTITFSTDAMVAGKAVPAGTYGLFTLPGEKEWMVILNKGAKQWGAYEYKAEEDLFRFPVTPQAAPFAERMTFSFADTTFDSTVVTFSWEKLRITFPVSVDTQGRTLAAARTAIAAAKADDWRTPLRAANYCLDANVNLEEARTWVAKSLAVQETMNGLLAKARFAALDGKKAEAIALAEKAIAVARKADPKADVSPAERYLADWRK; encoded by the coding sequence ATGCAGAAGCCTCTCGCTGTCGTTCTCGCCTGTTCGTTCGCCCTCGCCGCGGTGCCCGCGGCCGAGGCGCAGCTCGAGCTGCCCCGTCCCAGCCCGAAGGCCACGGTGATGCAGCAGGTCGGTCTCACCGAGATCTCCATCGCCTACAGCAGCCCGGGCGTGAAGGGCCGTCCGATCTGGGGCTCCCTCGTCCCCTACGGCGAGGTCTGGCGCACCGGCGCCAACGAGGCGACGACCATCACCTTCTCGACCGACGCCATGGTGGCCGGCAAGGCCGTGCCGGCCGGCACCTACGGCCTCTTCACCCTCCCCGGCGAGAAGGAGTGGATGGTCATCCTCAACAAGGGGGCCAAGCAGTGGGGCGCTTACGAGTACAAGGCCGAAGAGGATCTCTTCCGCTTCCCGGTGACGCCGCAGGCGGCGCCGTTCGCCGAGCGGATGACCTTCTCCTTCGCCGATACGACGTTCGACTCGACGGTCGTCACGTTCTCCTGGGAGAAGCTCAGGATCACCTTCCCGGTCAGCGTCGACACGCAGGGTCGCACCCTCGCCGCCGCCCGCACGGCGATCGCCGCCGCCAAGGCCGACGACTGGCGCACCCCGCTGCGCGCGGCGAACTACTGCCTCGACGCGAACGTGAACCTTGAGGAGGCGCGTACCTGGGTGGCCAAGTCACTCGCCGTGCAAGAGACGATGAACGGCTTGCTCGCCAAGGCGCGCTTCGCCGCCCTCGACGGCAAGAAGGCCGAGGCGATCGCGCTCGCCGAGAAGGCGATCGCCGTCGCCCGCAAGGCCGACCCGAAGGCCGACGTCAGCCCGGCCGAGCGCTACCTCGCCGACTGGCGCAAGTAG